In Candidatus Nitrosotenuis cloacae, one DNA window encodes the following:
- a CDS encoding archaellin/type IV pilin N-terminal domain-containing protein, with protein sequence VESAIVMIAFVIVAAALAFVVLNMGFSTTQKAKTTIGSSLGEASSSLEIAGKVTALGNVTQAKLEVIGIPIKIASGGESVNLNAATAAVKYISNSVEYDNIYAGTLTEATDGDDDNGSGEWLSMELATDDAADADLYITEDPYDANGIPASTKAFVYWTVNNNNNDILDQGEHAVLAIAFRSADQPSALDKVRAEILIPTGAALSIERQVPSVTTTVVDLG encoded by the coding sequence GCGTAGAGTCTGCAATCGTTATGATCGCATTTGTAATCGTAGCAGCAGCTTTAGCTTTTGTCGTACTCAACATGGGTTTCTCTACAACACAAAAGGCAAAGACTACAATCGGATCTAGTCTAGGTGAGGCATCAAGCAGCCTGGAGATTGCAGGCAAAGTCACAGCACTTGGAAACGTAACTCAAGCAAAGCTCGAGGTAATCGGTATTCCAATCAAGATAGCTTCAGGTGGCGAATCTGTAAATCTCAACGCAGCAACTGCAGCAGTCAAATACATCAGCAACTCAGTCGAATACGACAACATCTATGCTGGAACACTGACTGAAGCAACAGACGGCGACGATGATAACGGTTCTGGAGAATGGTTATCAATGGAGCTGGCAACTGACGATGCAGCAGATGCAGACCTATACATCACAGAAGATCCATACGATGCAAACGGCATTCCAGCCAGCACAAAGGCATTCGTATACTGGACAGTCAACAACAACAACAACGACATCCTGGACCAAGGCGAGCATGCAGTACTAGCTATTGCATTCAGATCAGCCGATCAACCATCCGCACTAGACAAAGTACGCGCGGAGATCTTGATCCCAACTGGTGCAGCACTGTCAATTGAAAGACAAGTACCTTCAGTGACAACTACCGTAGTAGATCTAGGTTAG